In one Pseudomonas sp. SCA2728.1_7 genomic region, the following are encoded:
- a CDS encoding HNH endonuclease, with protein MKLKPLQINVLLECLGFTVVSDNDKKHIWRYENGELLFVNMKNSSGKSALVIDPGWMERVSELRNIRGVIPGDEYVHHSNMNVFPKHLNGGDEPIHYGLPVTLEDENSLLGLLGVLYPSLGTKGTGLVTPSFASKTPLKKSQISHSQLLAWFEQYTGQVLTWEQLQQAPSTVAITAKGIYKPKELVYALSISQRLDSSYDDEKPVYQQNGSWHYSYAQEKAKRGDSAKLFTNQGLKKCMDDGVPVAVLVQLSQKPQVTTYRVLGLAKVISWEDGFFSLESTTLAVDGSASPTAENSSTYSPKGVEDNRERTLREITKRQGQGAFRSGLLTAYEGRCAITGSAVKQVLEAAHITPFLGPETNHISNGILLRSDLHTLWDRGLIYLCDDLKLQLKPSLETSEYFGLAGEKVRARTSGAPGLSMDAIRAHREWCCKTD; from the coding sequence ATGAAATTAAAGCCACTGCAGATCAATGTGCTTCTTGAATGCTTAGGGTTTACCGTCGTTAGCGATAACGATAAAAAACACATCTGGAGGTATGAAAACGGTGAGCTTCTGTTCGTGAATATGAAGAACAGCTCAGGGAAATCTGCCCTAGTAATTGACCCTGGCTGGATGGAGCGAGTCTCGGAGCTCCGAAATATTCGCGGGGTAATTCCCGGGGACGAGTACGTTCACCATAGCAATATGAACGTATTTCCAAAGCATTTGAATGGAGGGGACGAACCGATTCACTATGGCTTACCTGTCACGTTAGAAGATGAAAATTCGCTGCTTGGGCTTTTGGGCGTTCTGTACCCATCGCTTGGTACTAAGGGGACTGGCTTGGTGACGCCTTCATTTGCGAGCAAAACTCCGCTAAAGAAAAGTCAAATTAGCCATTCGCAGTTGTTGGCTTGGTTTGAACAGTACACTGGGCAAGTGCTTACCTGGGAGCAGCTCCAGCAAGCTCCCAGTACCGTTGCAATCACGGCCAAGGGCATCTACAAACCAAAGGAACTCGTTTACGCGCTATCGATTAGCCAACGGCTGGATAGTTCCTATGACGATGAAAAGCCGGTTTATCAACAGAACGGAAGCTGGCACTACTCCTACGCTCAAGAGAAGGCCAAACGAGGTGATTCCGCGAAGCTTTTTACAAATCAGGGGCTGAAAAAGTGCATGGATGATGGAGTGCCTGTAGCAGTTCTGGTGCAGCTCTCACAGAAACCTCAGGTCACGACATACCGGGTGCTAGGACTGGCCAAGGTAATTTCGTGGGAGGATGGCTTTTTCAGCCTTGAGAGCACTACGTTGGCGGTAGATGGCTCAGCAAGCCCAACTGCCGAAAACTCGTCCACCTATTCACCGAAAGGAGTTGAAGATAATCGCGAACGCACTCTTAGGGAGATCACCAAACGTCAGGGGCAGGGAGCGTTTCGAAGTGGATTGCTGACCGCTTATGAGGGACGCTGCGCCATTACTGGCTCCGCGGTTAAGCAGGTGTTGGAAGCCGCGCATATCACCCCCTTTTTAGGGCCAGAAACCAATCATATTAGTAATGGGATTTTACTACGCAGCGATCTACACACTCTATGGGATAGAGGTTTGATCTATCTTTGCGACGATCTCAAGTTGCAGCTCAAACCAAGTCTGGAAACCTCTGAGTATTTCGGACTCGCGGGCGAGAAAGTTAGGGCTAGAACGAGCGGTGCTCCAGGGCTGTCTATGGATGCAATCCGAGCGCATCGAGAATGGTGTTGCAAGACCGATTGA